A DNA window from Aminiphilus circumscriptus DSM 16581 contains the following coding sequences:
- the pgm gene encoding phosphoglucomutase (alpha-D-glucose-1,6-bisphosphate-dependent) has translation MTERAGTPVSRDSLVNIPRLIAAYYTRRPDPDNPAHRVVFGTSGHRGSSFTNSFNEGHVAAICRAICELRRDRGITGPLFLGMDTHALSEAAFVTAVEVFAAEGTDIMIQAGFGATPTPVISHAILTFNRGRRDGFADGVVITPSHNPPEDGGIKYNPPSGGPADTETTKRIQDRANELLGSEKTRGIPIERALKADTTHVHDYIIHYVRDLRNVVDLDAIAHSGLHLGVDPMGGSGLAFWEPIADLYGLHLDVVNPFLDPTFSFMTLDRDGKIRMDCSSPWAMARLVEMKDDFDIAFGNDPDYDRHGIVTPDGGLLNPNHYLASAVWYLFRNREQWNPACRIGKTLVTSSMLDRVAAALGRTVLEVPVGFKWFVDGLLEGTCAFGGEESAGASFLRRDGTVWTTDKDGFIMDLLAAEITARSGKTPSELYGKLEERFGASRYERQDIPATAEQKKRLAALDPSAINVAYLAGEPITAVLSKAPGNGAPIGGIKVTTENGWFAARPSGTEDLYKIYAESFLGEEHLQRLLEEARAVVARAFSGA, from the coding sequence ATGACAGAAAGAGCAGGCACGCCGGTTTCCCGGGATTCGCTCGTCAACATACCGCGTCTCATCGCCGCCTACTACACGAGACGTCCGGATCCGGACAACCCCGCGCACCGGGTCGTCTTCGGCACCTCGGGTCACCGGGGATCGTCGTTCACCAACAGCTTTAACGAGGGACACGTGGCGGCCATCTGTCGCGCCATCTGCGAGCTTCGGAGAGATCGCGGCATCACCGGACCGCTCTTTCTCGGAATGGACACCCACGCCCTCTCCGAGGCGGCGTTCGTCACCGCCGTGGAGGTATTCGCCGCGGAAGGGACGGACATCATGATCCAGGCCGGCTTCGGTGCCACACCCACGCCGGTGATCTCCCACGCCATCCTCACCTTCAACAGGGGACGGCGGGACGGGTTCGCCGACGGCGTGGTCATCACCCCTTCGCACAACCCGCCCGAAGACGGAGGAATCAAGTACAACCCACCATCGGGCGGCCCCGCGGACACAGAGACCACGAAACGCATCCAGGACAGGGCTAACGAACTCCTCGGCTCGGAAAAGACCCGGGGCATTCCCATCGAACGGGCACTTAAAGCCGATACCACGCACGTGCACGACTACATCATCCACTACGTGAGGGACCTGAGAAATGTAGTGGATCTCGACGCAATCGCCCACTCGGGGCTGCATCTGGGCGTGGACCCCATGGGCGGCTCGGGACTCGCCTTCTGGGAGCCCATCGCAGATCTCTACGGCCTGCACCTCGACGTGGTGAACCCCTTCCTGGACCCAACCTTCTCCTTCATGACCCTCGACAGGGACGGAAAAATCCGCATGGACTGCTCTTCCCCCTGGGCCATGGCGCGGCTCGTAGAGATGAAGGACGACTTCGACATCGCCTTCGGCAACGATCCTGACTACGACCGCCACGGCATCGTCACTCCCGACGGAGGGTTGCTGAACCCCAACCACTATCTCGCCTCCGCGGTGTGGTATCTCTTCCGGAACCGGGAGCAATGGAACCCCGCGTGCCGAATCGGCAAGACTCTCGTGACCAGCTCCATGCTCGACCGCGTCGCGGCGGCTCTCGGAAGGACGGTTCTCGAAGTTCCCGTGGGGTTCAAGTGGTTCGTGGACGGCCTGCTGGAGGGCACCTGCGCCTTCGGCGGCGAGGAGAGCGCGGGGGCGTCCTTCCTGCGGAGGGACGGAACGGTCTGGACCACCGACAAGGACGGGTTCATCATGGACCTTCTCGCGGCGGAAATTACCGCCCGGAGCGGAAAAACCCCCTCCGAACTCTACGGCAAGCTGGAAGAGCGCTTCGGCGCGTCCCGTTACGAACGGCAGGACATCCCTGCCACGGCGGAACAGAAGAAGCGTCTCGCCGCGCTCGATCCCTCGGCGATCAACGTGGCATACCTCGCGGGCGAGCCCATCACCGCCGTCCTGTCGAAAGCGCCGGGAAACGGCGCACCCATCGGCGGCATCAAGGTGACAACCGAAAACGGCTGGTTTGCCGCCCGCCCCTCCGGAACGGAGGACCTCTACAAGATCTACGCGGAGAGCTTCCTCGGCGAAGAACACCTGCAACGCCTTCTCGAGGAAGCCCGGGCGGTGGTGGCGCGGGCCTTTTCCGGCGCCTGA
- the sfsA gene encoding DNA/RNA nuclease SfsA, with protein MPDFMGKFPGNVPFREERFRRFRDDGAEPFLLVSQGHGVEGAFLRRHNRFEVECLVEGLPLRAHLPNPGKLRELLLPGAPLLLAPRQGGKLACRVLAVARGESWVMVDTIRTNALAAYLLRNNLVPGLEGAEVLQAEYSLGNSRFDFLLRKDGVPFLLEVKSCTLFHRELAMFPDAETARGRKHVEELTELTREGYRCGVLFVVQSGDVRFFLPDYHTDYAFSKALLEARHALDITAVGVDWRERGGIPALDRDGPVRQLAIPWDVAEAECRDGGAYLLVLHLPEAREIETGRLGALLFREGYYVYVGSAVRHLAARTARHRRRRKTLHWHIDWLREHAAFVAALPVRTGEDLECALAEALAPLAAWRVPGFGSSDCACPSHLFGWTENPLLQRDFVETLLDFRMGRVSAWIEASADATGAARFF; from the coding sequence ATGCCTGACTTCATGGGGAAGTTTCCCGGGAATGTTCCCTTCCGGGAGGAACGGTTCCGCAGGTTCCGCGACGACGGCGCGGAACCTTTTCTCCTTGTGTCACAGGGGCACGGTGTGGAGGGAGCTTTTCTCCGGCGGCACAATCGTTTCGAGGTGGAGTGTCTTGTGGAAGGACTTCCCCTGCGGGCTCACCTGCCGAATCCGGGAAAACTCCGCGAGCTTCTCCTTCCCGGGGCACCGCTTCTCTTGGCTCCGCGCCAGGGGGGTAAGTTGGCCTGTCGCGTTCTAGCCGTGGCTAGGGGAGAGAGCTGGGTCATGGTGGACACCATCCGCACCAACGCCCTGGCGGCGTATCTTCTGCGGAACAACCTCGTTCCCGGCCTGGAAGGGGCGGAGGTGCTCCAGGCGGAGTATTCCCTCGGAAACAGTCGCTTCGATTTTCTTCTGCGCAAGGACGGGGTACCCTTTCTTCTGGAGGTCAAGTCCTGCACCCTGTTTCACCGGGAACTCGCCATGTTTCCGGACGCGGAGACCGCCCGGGGGCGAAAACATGTGGAGGAACTCACGGAACTCACCCGGGAGGGATACCGCTGCGGCGTTCTTTTCGTCGTTCAGTCCGGGGACGTGCGCTTCTTTCTGCCGGACTACCACACGGACTACGCCTTTTCCAAGGCGCTTCTGGAGGCGCGGCACGCCCTCGACATCACGGCGGTCGGAGTGGACTGGCGGGAGCGCGGGGGCATTCCCGCCCTCGACCGGGATGGTCCCGTGCGGCAGCTCGCCATTCCCTGGGATGTCGCCGAGGCGGAGTGCCGGGACGGCGGGGCCTACCTCCTGGTGCTGCACCTTCCCGAGGCGCGGGAGATCGAGACGGGCCGACTCGGCGCGCTGCTCTTCCGGGAAGGATATTACGTGTACGTCGGCTCCGCGGTGCGGCACCTTGCGGCGCGGACGGCGCGGCACCGTCGGCGCCGCAAGACGCTGCACTGGCACATCGACTGGCTTCGGGAACATGCGGCGTTCGTCGCGGCGCTTCCCGTCCGTACCGGGGAGGACCTGGAGTGCGCTCTGGCGGAGGCGTTGGCTCCGCTCGCGGCGTGGCGCGTTCCCGGTTTCGGGTCGTCGGACTGCGCTTGCCCGAGCCATCTCTTCGGGTGGACGGAAAATCCCCTGCTGCAACGAGACTTCGTGGAGACGCTCCTGGACTTCCGCATGGGACGCGTTTCCGCATGGATCGAGGCGTCCGCCGATGCGACGGGCGCGGCGCGCTTTTTCTAG
- a CDS encoding protein-L-isoaspartate(D-aspartate) O-methyltransferase, with amino-acid sequence MHRDEAGWQKAADLMVRRQIEARGIADPRVCAAMRSVPRHVFVPEAVAGAAYEDRPLSIGYGQTISQPYMVARVTELLCLPEGGNVLEVGAGSGYQTAVLAAMGMRVIGLERIEALALVARKRLDSLGLAGEIRTADGRFGWAPGAPYDGIVVSAAAEEVEPAWMEQLSGTGVLVVPLAGPFFGERLLVRRKSGNLHEDEWYDFCRYVPLLEGVEPEDPEASASKAPEDPK; translated from the coding sequence ATGCACCGCGACGAAGCCGGGTGGCAAAAGGCCGCGGACCTCATGGTCCGGAGGCAGATAGAGGCACGGGGTATCGCGGATCCGCGGGTGTGCGCCGCCATGCGTTCCGTGCCGCGGCATGTTTTCGTGCCCGAGGCTGTCGCCGGAGCCGCCTATGAGGACCGGCCGCTTTCCATCGGGTACGGGCAGACCATCTCCCAGCCCTACATGGTGGCCCGGGTCACGGAACTTCTTTGCCTTCCCGAGGGAGGCAATGTGCTCGAAGTCGGTGCCGGGTCGGGCTACCAAACGGCGGTGCTCGCCGCCATGGGCATGCGGGTGATCGGTCTTGAACGCATCGAAGCCCTGGCCCTTGTGGCGCGAAAGCGGCTCGATTCCCTGGGGCTCGCCGGAGAGATCCGCACAGCGGATGGACGCTTCGGATGGGCGCCCGGCGCGCCCTACGACGGCATCGTCGTCTCCGCCGCGGCGGAGGAGGTGGAACCTGCCTGGATGGAACAGCTTTCCGGGACAGGGGTTCTCGTCGTCCCCCTCGCCGGGCCGTTCTTCGGCGAGCGCCTCCTGGTGCGGCGAAAAAGCGGAAATCTCCACGAGGACGAGTGGTACGATTTCTGCCGCTACGTTCCCCTGCTGGAGGGAGTGGAGCCGGAGGATCCGGAAGCGTCGGCCTCGAAAGCGCCGGAGGATCCGAAATGA
- a CDS encoding HDOD domain-containing protein, protein MSVALITVNALAEGMVLANDLHAPNGRMILARGAVVRSAHVRMLKVWGVSEVDVEKGGEEITLPEEFALNEEELRRRSDEIVDSYFPPAAYGDDCMRELRRLCVLRTARKLKEGISLPELPERGDRPPQMPLRDGLPLEPISPYTLVRNEVRLVSYPDIYFKIKEVLESPVSSAAHIGEVVSKDPSLSARLLRLVNSSFYGFPTPIESIPRAIAIIGVNELTTLALAVSTINFFRHVPERYVDMRSFWEHSLACGVFSRILAYAKRKPSEERYFLAGLLHDIGRLVLYRKMPELMTFALRLAVYARIPLFRIEKRLFGFDHAHLGQLLLREWRIPETIGHLVGGHHDPFACEHPEDAAVIHAADVFALALRMGTSGSWFVPMLEKEAWKTLELSPASLESLLVQGERQMQETMNIFFPQREAGA, encoded by the coding sequence GTGTCCGTGGCGCTGATCACCGTCAACGCCCTTGCGGAGGGCATGGTCCTCGCGAACGATCTCCACGCGCCGAACGGGCGGATGATTCTCGCCAGGGGCGCCGTGGTGAGGAGTGCCCATGTCCGCATGCTCAAGGTCTGGGGCGTGTCGGAGGTGGATGTGGAGAAGGGCGGGGAGGAAATCACCCTTCCGGAGGAGTTCGCCCTGAACGAGGAGGAACTGCGCCGCCGGAGCGACGAGATCGTTGACAGTTACTTTCCCCCCGCGGCCTACGGGGACGACTGCATGCGGGAGCTGCGGCGGCTCTGCGTACTCCGAACGGCCCGCAAGCTGAAGGAAGGCATCTCCCTCCCGGAGCTTCCGGAGCGGGGTGACCGTCCTCCCCAGATGCCCCTGCGGGATGGGCTTCCCCTGGAGCCCATCTCTCCCTACACGCTGGTCCGGAACGAGGTCCGGCTCGTCTCCTATCCCGATATCTACTTCAAGATCAAGGAAGTGCTGGAGTCGCCGGTCAGCTCCGCCGCGCACATCGGCGAGGTGGTGAGCAAGGACCCCAGCCTTTCCGCCCGGCTTCTCCGCCTGGTGAACAGCTCCTTCTACGGTTTTCCCACACCCATCGAATCCATTCCGAGGGCCATCGCCATCATCGGCGTGAACGAACTCACCACCCTCGCCCTGGCGGTGTCCACCATCAACTTCTTCCGCCATGTCCCCGAGAGGTACGTGGACATGCGCTCCTTCTGGGAGCACTCTCTCGCCTGCGGCGTCTTCTCGCGCATCCTCGCCTACGCCAAACGCAAGCCCTCGGAGGAGCGCTACTTCCTTGCGGGGCTTCTTCACGACATCGGCAGGCTGGTGCTCTACCGCAAGATGCCAGAGCTCATGACCTTTGCGCTCCGGCTCGCCGTCTACGCCCGCATCCCTCTCTTCCGCATCGAGAAACGTCTCTTCGGCTTCGACCACGCCCACCTGGGTCAGCTTCTGCTTCGGGAGTGGCGTATTCCCGAGACCATCGGACATCTGGTGGGCGGCCATCACGATCCCTTCGCCTGCGAGCATCCCGAGGACGCGGCGGTGATTCACGCGGCGGATGTGTTCGCCCTGGCCCTCCGCATGGGGACGAGCGGCTCCTGGTTCGTTCCCATGCTGGAGAAAGAGGCCTGGAAGACCCTGGAACTCTCCCCGGCGTCCCTCGAATCCCTTCTCGTCCAGGGCGAACGGCAGATGCAGGAGACGATGAACATCTTCTTCCCCCAGCGCGAGGCGGGGGCGTAA
- a CDS encoding ATP-binding protein, producing the protein MTDDTVRDSPEETIRELREQLRRVSEQAASLEEQVRSLQQERRTTLRILDAALSSGGPLLPVDKALDPAAVLHEASQKVRSFVRLDAVSFHLVSSDGLDMTCTYCDPGDTLPFLERELQLLIDDGTVAWSIDRNKPVIVTSSEGEQPLLLHTMMTPNHRTVGLLFGVLGEDPAGIPDIARAFLTVVCNATASQLQDAELYGLAESLNRTKDLFLANMSHEIRTPLNGILGMAELLDDTLLDTEQRAMVETVRGEAISLLGLLNDLLDISKIEAGRMELEEAPFDFRGFLRELVRSTASLAKAKGLAFRVLADPFLPERLLGDRLRLAQVLRNLLGNALKFTERGEIALEVSLESPAAVPGGNGHSSRLDFAVRDTGIGISEENRKHLFEAFVQADASTARRYGGTGLGLAISRKLVELMGGEIRVESRVGQGSVFSVSLPLRVPGPSSALPPERKGETASEREEAEAWAASVPPLFHGEGRLLLVVDDNATNRVVLQGLLRKLGCGSVAAEDGPGALRALSEKAFDAVLLDMRMPGMDGTEVVRRLRDPASPAHLRRLPVIAVTAQAMKGDRERHLALGIDDYLVKPVSSRELGESLRRVFARELLFGGDGTVPRRSTTSGEGLSVHSGDAGVDLLQGTDAVENAPDSERFDPEILLARVEGDGVLAEQVIRVFLGDAARFRIALGEAAASGEPAVLHALVHAIRGSAANVAAGRVERLSARIEETHFLKKQDFRESAIRQLGEELDRAAEAMRRFLDRMSDQGWRQEQEEGHERRKP; encoded by the coding sequence ATGACGGACGACACGGTTCGGGATTCGCCGGAAGAGACGATCCGGGAGCTTCGGGAACAGCTTCGCCGCGTTTCGGAACAGGCGGCGTCCCTGGAGGAGCAGGTGCGCTCCCTCCAACAGGAGCGCCGCACCACCCTGCGTATTCTCGACGCGGCCCTTAGCTCCGGCGGCCCGCTGCTGCCGGTGGACAAGGCCCTGGACCCGGCGGCGGTGCTGCACGAGGCGTCCCAGAAAGTGCGCTCCTTCGTCCGCCTCGACGCGGTCTCTTTTCACCTCGTCAGCAGCGACGGTCTCGACATGACCTGCACCTACTGCGATCCCGGCGATACCTTGCCGTTTCTCGAAAGGGAACTGCAGCTCCTCATCGACGACGGCACCGTGGCGTGGTCCATCGACCGCAACAAGCCCGTCATCGTCACCTCCTCCGAAGGCGAGCAGCCGCTTCTGCTCCACACCATGATGACCCCCAACCATCGGACCGTGGGGCTTCTCTTCGGCGTTCTCGGCGAGGACCCCGCGGGCATTCCCGACATCGCCCGGGCCTTTCTGACGGTGGTGTGCAACGCCACGGCGAGTCAGCTCCAGGACGCGGAACTCTACGGCCTTGCGGAGAGTCTGAACCGTACCAAGGATCTCTTTCTCGCGAACATGAGCCACGAGATCCGCACGCCGCTGAACGGCATCCTCGGTATGGCGGAGCTGCTGGACGACACGCTCCTCGATACGGAGCAGCGCGCCATGGTCGAGACCGTCCGCGGTGAGGCCATCTCTCTGTTGGGACTTCTCAACGACCTGCTGGACATCTCCAAGATCGAGGCGGGGCGGATGGAGCTGGAGGAGGCCCCCTTCGATTTTCGGGGCTTCCTCCGTGAGCTGGTGCGGAGTACCGCCTCCCTGGCGAAGGCCAAGGGGCTCGCGTTTCGCGTCCTCGCCGACCCCTTCCTTCCCGAGCGTCTTCTGGGAGACCGCCTGCGCCTTGCTCAGGTGCTGCGGAATCTTCTCGGCAACGCCCTCAAGTTCACCGAGCGTGGGGAAATTGCCCTGGAGGTGTCACTCGAAAGCCCCGCCGCCGTACCGGGAGGAAACGGCCATAGCTCCCGTCTCGATTTCGCGGTGCGGGACACGGGCATCGGCATCTCCGAGGAAAACCGGAAACATCTTTTCGAGGCCTTCGTTCAGGCGGATGCCTCCACGGCGCGCAGGTACGGCGGTACGGGACTCGGGCTCGCCATCTCCCGGAAGCTCGTGGAGCTCATGGGAGGCGAGATTCGCGTGGAGAGCCGCGTCGGACAAGGGTCGGTGTTCAGCGTTTCCCTGCCTCTCCGGGTTCCCGGCCCGTCCTCCGCGCTCCCGCCGGAGCGGAAAGGCGAAACGGCGTCGGAAAGAGAAGAGGCGGAGGCCTGGGCTGCGAGTGTTCCCCCTCTTTTTCACGGGGAAGGGCGGCTCCTTCTCGTGGTGGACGACAACGCCACCAATCGAGTGGTGCTCCAGGGGCTGCTCCGGAAACTGGGGTGTGGAAGCGTCGCCGCGGAGGACGGGCCGGGGGCGCTCCGGGCGCTGTCGGAGAAAGCGTTCGACGCGGTGCTCCTGGACATGCGCATGCCCGGCATGGACGGAACAGAGGTGGTGCGCCGCCTGCGCGATCCCGCCTCGCCGGCTCATCTGCGGCGCCTTCCCGTCATCGCCGTCACGGCCCAGGCCATGAAAGGGGACCGGGAGCGCCATCTGGCGCTGGGCATCGACGACTACCTCGTCAAGCCCGTCTCTTCCAGGGAACTGGGGGAGTCGCTCCGCCGGGTGTTCGCCCGGGAGCTCCTTTTTGGAGGTGACGGGACTGTGCCCCGGAGGAGCACGACGAGCGGAGAAGGGCTTTCGGTGCACTCGGGCGACGCCGGCGTGGATTTGCTGCAGGGCACGGATGCCGTGGAAAATGCCCCGGACTCGGAGCGTTTCGATCCGGAGATCCTGCTCGCCCGGGTGGAGGGGGACGGCGTTCTTGCGGAGCAGGTGATCCGGGTGTTTCTCGGGGATGCGGCCCGCTTCCGGATCGCCCTCGGCGAAGCCGCGGCATCGGGGGAGCCGGCGGTCCTGCATGCCCTCGTCCATGCCATTCGCGGCTCGGCGGCGAACGTCGCCGCCGGGAGAGTGGAGCGCCTTTCGGCACGGATCGAAGAAACGCATTTTTTGAAGAAACAGGACTTCAGGGAGAGCGCGATACGGCAACTCGGGGAGGAACTCGACCGCGCTGCCGAGGCCATGCGGCGGTTTCTGGACAGGATGTCCGACCAGGGGTGGAGACAGGAACAAGAAGAAGGGCACGAAAGGAGGAAGCCGTGA
- a CDS encoding GGDEF domain-containing response regulator, with product MKILIAEDDASTRTMLECLTKKWGYAVVSTSDGEEALRLLEAADGPNLALMDWLMPGLEGPEICRRLRSSRSEKDPYRYVILLTVKGEQEHVVRGLEAGADDYVVKPFDPQELKVRLDVGRRIVELQEMLRYNARHDVLTGLLNRRAGLERLEEECARSRREKTPLSVAVLDLDRFKEINDTYGHGGGDEVLRETAQRLRGLVRSYDVTARLGGEEFLLLFPGTSREAAEEICERIRGQFESEAFLSEKVFVTASIGVAGFGGDEDERALLRRADAALYEAKNGGRNLVRSARCRPE from the coding sequence GTGAAAATTCTGATCGCCGAGGATGACGCTTCCACCCGTACCATGCTGGAATGCCTGACGAAGAAATGGGGGTATGCCGTGGTGAGCACCTCCGACGGAGAGGAAGCACTGCGTCTTCTCGAGGCCGCGGATGGTCCGAACCTCGCCCTGATGGATTGGCTCATGCCGGGCCTTGAGGGGCCGGAGATCTGCCGCCGCCTGAGGAGTTCCCGCTCCGAAAAGGACCCCTATCGCTACGTGATCCTTCTTACCGTGAAGGGGGAACAGGAACATGTGGTGCGGGGGCTTGAGGCCGGTGCGGACGACTACGTGGTGAAACCCTTCGACCCCCAGGAGCTGAAAGTCCGCCTCGACGTGGGGCGGCGCATCGTGGAACTTCAGGAGATGCTCCGCTACAACGCCCGCCACGATGTCCTCACGGGGCTGCTCAATCGCCGGGCCGGTCTCGAGCGCCTGGAGGAGGAGTGCGCCCGGTCGCGACGGGAGAAGACCCCCCTTTCCGTGGCCGTTCTCGACCTGGACCGCTTCAAGGAGATCAACGACACCTACGGCCATGGAGGCGGAGACGAAGTGCTCCGCGAAACCGCACAGCGCCTCCGCGGGCTGGTCCGCTCCTACGACGTGACGGCCCGCCTCGGCGGCGAGGAGTTTCTGCTCCTCTTCCCCGGAACGTCTCGGGAGGCCGCGGAGGAGATCTGCGAACGGATCCGGGGACAGTTCGAGAGCGAGGCCTTTCTGTCGGAGAAGGTGTTCGTGACGGCGAGCATCGGCGTCGCCGGTTTCGGTGGCGACGAGGACGAACGGGCGCTGCTCCGGCGAGCCGACGCGGCGCTCTACGAAGCGAAGAACGGCGGGCGCAACCTGGTCCGGAGCGCACGGTGCCGCCCGGAATGA
- the cls gene encoding cardiolipin synthase, with the protein MRAKPRLVTITATAVLILLLVLLLPVFLLGILHVDLVGIARTLHSFFLRWQGLLPHVLTLYAVLIGVIVLLENRNPDRTLAWILVLVLLPVVGLLLYLFLGPRIGKGKIHEEYAHRHPSRRRAAMEKRATEQLRFLRSRTRLKEKLEPLPWKTMTLLLNISKSPVTIRNHVTVLTNGNATFQALFRDIASAKRTVHLEYFAISNDGIGRKLKELLERKAREGVTVRLLYDAVGSWKLGPEYVQDLRDAGVAVSPFLPVSFPVLRRRFNYRNHRKIAVLDGRVGFVGGLNIGDTYLGKNRRLGFWRDTHLRIEGEGVAQLQTVFASDWLFCRKETIPEEELHPESASSAAPATLPRTFLQIVSSGPDTDWSAIFQGYFSLITSARKRLWITTPYFVPDGSILMALKTAALNGVDVRLLLPSKPDHFIVYWATRSNLDELLASGVRVFCYTGGFVHAKIVLADGVASVGTANMDIRSLEINFEVQSFIYDRAITARLEKDFLNDLGQSKELDLHRRRHRPLYERFLESTGRLFSSQL; encoded by the coding sequence GTGCGGGCGAAACCCAGACTGGTCACCATCACCGCCACGGCGGTGCTCATACTGCTTCTGGTCCTTCTGCTCCCGGTGTTTCTTCTGGGCATCCTGCACGTGGACCTCGTGGGCATCGCCCGTACCCTCCACTCCTTCTTCCTCCGCTGGCAGGGGCTTCTTCCCCATGTCCTGACCCTCTACGCCGTGCTCATCGGCGTCATCGTTCTTCTGGAGAACCGAAATCCCGACAGGACTCTCGCGTGGATTCTCGTGCTGGTGCTCCTTCCCGTGGTCGGGCTCCTTCTGTACCTGTTCCTCGGCCCGAGGATCGGCAAGGGGAAAATCCACGAGGAATATGCCCACCGACACCCGAGTAGGCGAAGAGCGGCCATGGAGAAAAGGGCGACGGAGCAGCTCCGCTTCCTGAGGAGCCGGACCCGGCTGAAGGAAAAGCTCGAACCGCTTCCGTGGAAAACCATGACGCTCCTGCTCAACATCTCGAAGAGCCCCGTCACCATCCGCAACCACGTGACGGTGCTCACCAACGGGAACGCCACCTTCCAGGCCCTGTTCCGGGACATCGCCTCGGCAAAGCGGACGGTACACCTGGAATACTTCGCCATCAGCAACGACGGCATCGGAAGAAAGCTCAAGGAGCTGCTCGAAAGGAAAGCCCGGGAGGGCGTGACCGTGCGGCTTCTCTACGACGCCGTCGGAAGCTGGAAGCTCGGCCCCGAGTACGTGCAGGACCTTCGGGATGCGGGCGTGGCGGTGTCTCCCTTCCTTCCCGTGTCGTTCCCCGTGCTGCGCCGGCGGTTCAACTACAGAAACCACCGGAAGATCGCCGTTCTCGACGGCCGGGTGGGCTTCGTCGGAGGGCTCAACATCGGCGACACCTACCTGGGCAAGAATCGCCGCCTCGGCTTCTGGCGGGACACCCATCTGCGCATCGAGGGCGAGGGAGTGGCACAGCTCCAGACGGTCTTCGCCTCGGACTGGCTCTTCTGCCGCAAGGAGACCATCCCCGAGGAGGAACTCCACCCCGAGAGCGCCTCCTCCGCCGCTCCGGCCACCCTTCCGCGGACGTTCCTGCAGATCGTGTCCAGCGGCCCCGACACGGACTGGTCCGCCATCTTCCAGGGCTACTTCTCCCTCATCACCTCCGCCAGAAAGCGTCTGTGGATAACCACGCCCTACTTCGTTCCCGACGGAAGCATTCTCATGGCCCTGAAGACCGCCGCCCTCAACGGCGTGGACGTGCGCCTGCTGCTGCCGTCAAAACCGGACCACTTCATCGTCTACTGGGCCACCCGCTCCAACCTGGACGAGCTGCTCGCCTCGGGCGTGCGGGTGTTCTGCTACACCGGGGGATTTGTCCACGCCAAGATCGTCCTCGCCGACGGCGTCGCCTCGGTGGGCACGGCCAACATGGACATCCGCAGCCTGGAGATCAATTTCGAGGTGCAGTCCTTCATCTATGACAGGGCCATCACGGCCCGCCTGGAAAAGGACTTCCTGAACGATCTGGGGCAGTCGAAGGAACTCGATCTGCACCGGCGGCGCCACCGCCCGCTGTACGAGCGCTTCCTCGAATCGACGGGACGCCTTTTCTCCTCCCAGCTCTGA
- a CDS encoding ABC transporter permease: MRRLAALLVKEFIQMGRDRITLAIMVLIPVVQLMIFGFAINTEVKHLRTVVFDQSRSQQSRDLLDAFTASGYFDLTSEAQSFEDVEDAIQSGRVAVGIIVPPDFATIRNRGLPAPVQVLVDASDSMSSASAISAAQMLGMVQRSTRTSLGVGGNTAALPLYDVRIRPWYNPDLVSSHYMVPGILGTILTMTMIMLTAIAIVREREQGTLEQLLVTPLRTWELLAGKILPYVIVGYVQLTLGLLVGRLVFAVPLEGSLPLLYLLSLPFIVASLAWGVFISTVSRTQMQAMQLSFFVMLPSILLSGFMFPREAMPAFFFQISRLLPLTYFLQIARGILLKGVGIEHLRGQVLSLMGLIALFTIGSLLKFKKTLE, encoded by the coding sequence ATGAGACGTCTCGCCGCACTGCTCGTCAAGGAATTCATCCAAATGGGAAGGGACCGCATCACGCTGGCGATCATGGTGCTCATCCCGGTAGTGCAGCTCATGATCTTCGGCTTCGCCATCAATACCGAGGTGAAGCACTTGCGCACCGTCGTCTTCGACCAGAGTCGGTCACAACAAAGCCGAGACTTGCTCGACGCCTTCACCGCGTCAGGTTACTTCGATCTCACCAGCGAGGCTCAAAGCTTTGAAGATGTGGAGGACGCCATCCAGAGCGGCCGCGTCGCCGTGGGCATCATCGTGCCCCCGGATTTCGCGACCATCCGGAACAGGGGACTCCCCGCCCCCGTGCAGGTGCTCGTGGATGCCTCGGACTCTATGTCCTCCGCCTCGGCGATCAGCGCCGCCCAAATGCTCGGGATGGTGCAGCGCTCCACCCGGACATCCCTCGGCGTGGGAGGGAACACGGCCGCTCTACCCCTCTACGACGTGCGCATCCGCCCCTGGTACAACCCCGATCTGGTTTCCTCCCACTACATGGTGCCTGGTATCCTGGGAACCATCCTCACCATGACCATGATCATGCTCACCGCCATCGCCATCGTCCGAGAACGGGAGCAGGGCACGCTGGAGCAGCTCCTTGTCACCCCACTGCGAACGTGGGAACTCTTGGCGGGAAAGATCCTCCCCTACGTCATCGTGGGCTATGTACAACTCACCCTGGGGCTGCTCGTGGGCAGGCTCGTCTTCGCCGTTCCTCTGGAGGGGAGCCTGCCGTTGCTCTATCTCCTGTCCCTTCCCTTCATCGTGGCGAGCCTGGCCTGGGGCGTTTTCATCTCCACCGTGTCGAGAACGCAGATGCAGGCCATGCAGCTTTCCTTTTTCGTCATGCTTCCGAGTATCCTTCTCTCGGGGTTCATGTTTCCCCGGGAGGCCATGCCCGCCTTCTTCTTCCAAATCAGCCGTCTCCTCCCCCTTACCTATTTTCTCCAGATCGCCCGGGGAATCCTGTTGAAGGGAGTTGGCATCGAACACCTGCGGGGACAAGTACTCTCCCTGATGGGACTCATCGCTCTCTTTACCATCGGAAGCCTGCTCAAGTTCAAAAAAACGCTGGAGTAG